Proteins encoded within one genomic window of Pseudomonas cannabina:
- a CDS encoding anti-phage dCTP deaminase — protein MAAPDFRLIASANSNKGGHFDDIGAIGKTITPEIVIALCGPMGTPLHDVAKTFQELLLGTDYNYEKVNIIRLSDEIRKQKSLTGEKSILKLIEAGNKLREEHGNEILARFAIRRITLEREEAQQAAEKIQEPDLFDTSGSPPTPKITVRYCHIIDSIKHIDELRLLRSVYGDMLHVVGVYSPIELRITRLERYKGQGDQIHDLIDRDSGEEMDHGQRVEDTFPQADFFLRVEKTTDTHRKGRVKRFLDLILGTVIATPTLNERAMYAAFSAARNSACLSRQVGAAITSEEGEILATGWNDVPKAFGGLYQTESYGSSPDEDRRCWNLEGGRCSNDQEKEVISNAIVDLLSSEGLIDEANREKVYKAIRKKSQLKSLIEFSRAVHAEMHALLSAGSTDGGKIRDGKLFVTTYPCHSCARHIVAAGVREVYFLEPYRKSLATKLHEDAITENENETDKVRVMPFDGVAPSRFLRFFSAHPKGRKNSEGVMQTREAHPVAFVTMEAIPTLESLIVQGLSSRGI, from the coding sequence ATGGCAGCTCCGGATTTTCGTCTCATAGCATCGGCTAACAGTAATAAAGGCGGGCATTTCGACGACATCGGTGCAATCGGTAAAACGATCACTCCAGAGATTGTTATCGCGTTGTGCGGACCGATGGGAACACCGTTGCACGACGTGGCAAAAACATTCCAGGAACTGCTACTTGGCACCGATTACAACTACGAAAAAGTAAACATCATCAGGCTGAGTGACGAAATCCGTAAGCAAAAGTCGCTGACGGGTGAGAAGTCGATCCTCAAGCTAATTGAAGCAGGTAACAAACTTCGCGAAGAACATGGAAACGAGATCTTGGCGCGCTTCGCCATTCGTCGAATTACCCTTGAACGAGAAGAAGCGCAGCAGGCTGCTGAAAAAATTCAAGAGCCTGACCTTTTCGACACTTCGGGTTCGCCGCCGACTCCAAAGATCACTGTCCGCTATTGCCACATTATCGACTCAATTAAACATATCGACGAACTCCGCCTGCTGCGCTCCGTCTACGGGGACATGCTGCATGTGGTAGGCGTCTATTCCCCGATTGAGCTACGAATCACCAGGCTAGAACGCTACAAAGGCCAAGGCGATCAGATTCACGATCTGATCGATCGAGACTCCGGCGAAGAGATGGATCACGGGCAACGAGTCGAAGACACCTTTCCGCAAGCAGACTTCTTCTTACGCGTAGAAAAAACGACCGACACGCATCGCAAAGGACGCGTTAAACGATTCCTTGATCTCATTTTGGGAACAGTCATCGCGACGCCAACCCTCAACGAGCGCGCTATGTATGCAGCATTTTCCGCCGCACGAAATTCCGCATGCCTCTCCCGTCAGGTCGGCGCTGCAATTACAAGCGAGGAAGGGGAAATATTAGCAACGGGGTGGAATGACGTACCCAAAGCCTTCGGCGGGCTCTACCAGACAGAGTCTTATGGAAGCTCCCCAGATGAAGATCGACGCTGCTGGAACCTCGAAGGCGGTCGATGCTCCAACGATCAGGAGAAAGAGGTCATCTCGAACGCTATCGTCGATTTGCTATCGAGCGAAGGGCTCATCGATGAAGCAAACCGCGAAAAGGTCTACAAGGCAATACGGAAGAAATCCCAACTCAAGAGCCTGATTGAGTTTTCTCGTGCTGTGCACGCCGAGATGCATGCTTTACTCAGTGCTGGAAGCACCGATGGCGGGAAAATCCGTGATGGGAAACTATTTGTGACCACGTATCCATGTCATTCATGTGCGCGGCACATCGTCGCAGCTGGTGTACGTGAGGTTTACTTTTTGGAGCCCTACCGGAAGAGCCTTGCGACGAAGCTTCACGAGGATGCTATAACTGAAAATGAGAATGAAACGGATAAGGTGAGAGTGATGCCGTTCGATGGCGTAGCGCCCTCACGATTTCTTCGCTTCTTCTCTGCTCACCCCAAAGGTCGGAAAAACTCGGAGGGCGTTATGCAAACCAGGGAGGCTCATCCCGTCGCTTTTGTCACAATGGAAGCTATTCCGACTCTTGAATCTCTCATCGTTCAGGGTTTATCCTCGCGCGGCATTTGA
- a CDS encoding demethoxyubiquinone hydroxylase family protein, which yields MMKVDHAGEHGAICIYSGQLLMARLFVPSMVDELKEFLSHERRHRTVFQEELQRRNYARCRSYWLCGIGGLALGLLTGICGRKAIVATTVAVESVVLKHLAHQLDVLVNIDPYAVAAITSIVEEEQHHHDHSAAQIDVRDPWFRMLTPMVTAWTEAVIWMGMRS from the coding sequence ATGATGAAGGTTGATCATGCGGGTGAGCATGGTGCGATCTGTATCTACAGCGGGCAATTGTTGATGGCCCGGCTTTTCGTTCCGAGCATGGTGGACGAGCTCAAAGAGTTTCTCTCCCATGAGCGACGCCATCGAACAGTCTTTCAGGAGGAACTGCAACGTCGTAATTATGCCCGCTGCCGCAGTTATTGGTTGTGTGGCATCGGCGGCTTGGCATTAGGTCTTCTGACTGGCATCTGCGGCCGCAAAGCCATTGTCGCTACTACCGTCGCGGTTGAAAGTGTGGTGCTCAAGCATTTGGCGCACCAGCTTGATGTGCTCGTCAATATTGATCCCTATGCGGTGGCGGCCATTACTTCGATTGTGGAGGAAGAGCAGCATCATCATGACCACTCAGCGGCCCAGATTGATGTGCGCGATCCTTGGTTTCGAATGCTGACGCCCATGGTGACGGCATGGACTGAGGCCGTAATCTGGATGGGTATGCGCTCTTGA
- a CDS encoding type II toxin-antitoxin system RelE/ParE family toxin, with protein sequence MIVSFKCMHTRSLFFHGKTRLWPSIKSVAERKLAMLDAATSTLDLRSPPGNRLEALDGSRSGQYSIRINAQFKICFVWGTNGPEDVEIVDYH encoded by the coding sequence ATGATTGTGAGCTTTAAATGTATGCACACGAGATCTCTATTTTTTCATGGCAAGACGCGGTTATGGCCATCAATCAAGTCTGTTGCCGAGCGCAAGCTTGCAATGCTTGATGCTGCTACCTCGACGCTGGATTTGCGTTCTCCGCCTGGTAACCGACTGGAGGCGCTCGATGGAAGTCGTTCTGGCCAATACAGCATCCGTATAAACGCTCAATTCAAGATTTGCTTCGTCTGGGGCACCAACGGCCCCGAGGATGTGGAAATTGTCGATTATCACTGA
- a CDS encoding HigA family addiction module antitoxin, whose amino-acid sequence MTKNGMRPVHPGEVLKEEYLKPMGLTAAALARALNVSTPTVNDIVLQRRGVSADVALRLAACLDTSAEFWLNLQLAHDLRKTEMEKGAQIRDQVTRLACCA is encoded by the coding sequence ATGACCAAAAACGGAATGCGCCCTGTCCACCCAGGCGAGGTCTTGAAAGAGGAATATCTTAAACCGATGGGGCTGACCGCTGCAGCTCTGGCCAGGGCCCTCAACGTGTCGACGCCGACGGTGAACGACATTGTGCTCCAGCGCAGAGGCGTGAGCGCTGATGTGGCGCTGCGTCTTGCTGCATGCCTTGATACGAGCGCCGAGTTCTGGCTGAACCTGCAACTCGCTCACGACCTGCGCAAGACAGAAATGGAAAAGGGCGCTCAGATTCGTGACCAGGTCACGCGCCTGGCCTGCTGTGCATGA
- a CDS encoding accessory factor UbiK family protein — protein MIAPKAFLDALSGHASRLFNGETPVPRSEFETQFKALLQSGFSKLDLVSREEFDSQMAVLARTRTRARLEALEAKMAELEGKVGGAAGTEKAE, from the coding sequence ATGATCGCGCCCAAAGCTTTCCTCGACGCCCTCAGCGGCCACGCCTCGCGCCTGTTCAATGGCGAAACGCCCGTCCCTCGCAGTGAATTCGAAACTCAGTTCAAGGCCCTGCTACAAAGTGGCTTCAGCAAACTGGACCTGGTCAGCCGCGAAGAATTCGACAGCCAGATGGCCGTCCTCGCCCGCACCCGCACCCGCGCCCGTCTTGAGGCGCTGGAGGCCAAAATGGCCGAGCTGGAAGGGAAAGTCGGCGGGGCCGCAGGGACTGAAAAAGCCGAATAA
- the glnK gene encoding P-II family nitrogen regulator, translated as MKLVTAIIKPFKLDDVRESLSEIGVQGITVTEVKGFGRQKGHTELYRGAEYVVDFLPKVKIDVAIDDKDLDRVIEAITKAANTGKIGDGKIFVVNLEQAIRIRTGETDTDAI; from the coding sequence ATGAAGCTAGTCACTGCCATCATCAAGCCGTTCAAATTGGATGACGTGCGCGAGTCGTTGTCTGAAATCGGCGTGCAGGGCATCACCGTTACTGAAGTCAAAGGCTTCGGGCGTCAGAAGGGTCACACCGAGCTGTACCGCGGTGCTGAATACGTCGTCGACTTTCTTCCAAAGGTGAAGATCGACGTTGCCATCGATGACAAGGATCTGGATCGCGTCATCGAGGCCATAACCAAGGCCGCCAACACTGGCAAGATCGGTGACGGCAAGATTTTCGTGGTCAATCTGGAACAGGCCATTCGCATCCGTACCGGCGAGACCGATACAGACGCTATTTAA
- a CDS encoding ammonium transporter: MTLRQFAGLGALLSLALPGLALAADPVAEPVLNSGDTAWMLTATALVLFMTIPGLALFYGGMVRSKNILSVMMQCFAITGLISILWVVYGYSIAFDTTGMEAGVVNFNSFFGGMGKAFLAGITPASLTGPAALFPEAVFVTFQMTFAIITPALIVGAFAERMKFSAMLIFMGIWFTLVYAPIAHMVWGGVGGLMWDWGVLDFAGGTVVHINAGVAGLVACLVLGKRKGFPTTPMAPHNLGYTLIGAAMLWVGWFGFNAGSAAAANGTAGMAMLVTQIATAAAALGWMFAEWLTHGKPSALGIASGVVAGLVAITPAAGTVGPMGSLIIGLAAGVICFFCATSLKRKLGYDDSLDAFGVHGIGGIVGAILTGVFAAPALGGFGTVTDIGAQVWIQFKGVAFTVVYTAIVTFIILKVLDAVMGLRVTDEEESVGLDLAQHNERGYNL, encoded by the coding sequence ATGACTCTGCGTCAATTCGCAGGGCTCGGTGCCCTGTTGTCCCTCGCATTACCTGGTCTTGCCCTGGCGGCTGATCCAGTGGCCGAGCCGGTGCTGAACTCTGGCGACACCGCATGGATGCTGACCGCGACCGCTCTGGTCCTGTTCATGACCATTCCCGGCCTCGCGCTGTTCTACGGCGGCATGGTTCGCTCAAAAAACATTCTGTCCGTGATGATGCAGTGTTTCGCCATTACCGGCCTGATCAGCATTCTGTGGGTCGTTTACGGCTACAGCATTGCGTTTGACACAACCGGTATGGAAGCGGGCGTCGTCAACTTCAATTCCTTCTTTGGCGGTATGGGTAAAGCGTTCCTGGCGGGTATCACGCCGGCGAGCCTTACCGGTCCTGCTGCATTGTTCCCTGAGGCGGTGTTCGTCACCTTCCAGATGACCTTTGCAATCATCACCCCCGCGCTGATCGTCGGTGCTTTCGCAGAGCGCATGAAGTTCTCCGCGATGCTGATCTTCATGGGTATCTGGTTCACGCTGGTCTACGCGCCAATCGCTCACATGGTCTGGGGCGGCGTCGGTGGTCTGATGTGGGACTGGGGCGTTCTGGACTTCGCAGGCGGCACCGTGGTGCACATCAACGCCGGTGTAGCCGGTCTGGTGGCGTGCCTGGTACTGGGCAAGCGCAAAGGCTTCCCGACCACCCCGATGGCTCCGCACAATCTGGGTTACACCCTGATCGGCGCAGCAATGCTCTGGGTCGGCTGGTTCGGTTTCAACGCCGGTTCCGCCGCTGCAGCCAACGGCACTGCCGGTATGGCGATGCTGGTGACTCAAATCGCTACCGCTGCCGCCGCGCTGGGCTGGATGTTCGCCGAGTGGCTGACGCACGGTAAGCCAAGTGCGCTGGGCATCGCTTCGGGTGTGGTTGCCGGTCTGGTTGCCATTACTCCGGCGGCCGGTACTGTTGGCCCGATGGGTTCTCTGATCATCGGTCTGGCTGCAGGCGTGATCTGCTTCTTCTGCGCCACCAGCCTGAAACGCAAGCTTGGCTACGACGACTCCCTGGACGCCTTCGGTGTGCACGGTATCGGTGGCATCGTCGGCGCGATCCTGACCGGCGTGTTTGCAGCCCCGGCACTGGGCGGCTTCGGCACCGTGACTGACATCGGCGCTCAAGTCTGGATTCAGTTCAAGGGCGTTGCATTCACCGTCGTCTACACCGCGATTGTGACCTTCATCATCCTCAAGGTGCTGGATGCCGTGATGGGTCTACGGGTCACTGACGAGGAAGAATCGGTTGGTCTGGACCTTGCGCAACACAACGAGCGTGGCTACAACCTGTAA
- a CDS encoding secondary thiamine-phosphate synthase enzyme YjbQ — protein MWHQSRIALRARPRGFHLVSDEIQAGLPPLRNCRVGLLHLWLQHTSASLTVNENADPAVRRDFERFFNRLVPQGVDGYEHDDEGPDDLPAHFKASLLGCQLVLPVTEGRLALGTWQGIYLGEHRDAAGSRNVLATLQGEWT, from the coding sequence ATGTGGCATCAATCCAGAATCGCCTTGCGGGCCAGGCCTCGTGGGTTTCATCTGGTTTCCGACGAAATACAGGCAGGCCTGCCTCCGTTGCGGAATTGTCGTGTCGGATTGCTACACTTGTGGCTGCAACATACCTCGGCGTCGTTGACCGTCAACGAAAACGCCGACCCGGCGGTGCGTCGTGACTTCGAGCGTTTTTTCAACCGGCTGGTGCCCCAGGGCGTTGACGGCTATGAGCATGACGACGAAGGCCCTGATGACTTGCCCGCACATTTCAAGGCCAGCCTGCTGGGCTGTCAGTTGGTTTTGCCGGTAACGGAAGGCCGACTGGCGCTGGGCACTTGGCAAGGTATTTACCTGGGCGAACATCGAGACGCTGCCGGGTCTCGTAACGTCCTTGCCACCCTCCAGGGTGAATGGACATAA
- the sutA gene encoding transcriptional regulator SutA yields the protein MSDDDIDDDLVDDVEGEDDGEELAAASPEDEAVEVDDSDVPAAPAKGKAKAAVSVEELPSVEAKNKERDALARAMEEFLARGGKVQEVEANVVADPPKKPENKYGSRPI from the coding sequence ATGAGCGACGACGACATTGATGACGACTTGGTAGACGACGTAGAAGGCGAGGATGACGGTGAGGAGCTTGCAGCTGCTTCTCCGGAAGACGAAGCGGTCGAGGTAGACGACTCCGACGTTCCGGCGGCACCCGCCAAAGGCAAGGCCAAGGCCGCAGTTTCGGTCGAGGAATTGCCCAGCGTAGAAGCCAAGAACAAAGAGCGGGATGCACTGGCGCGTGCCATGGAAGAATTCCTGGCGCGTGGCGGCAAGGTGCAGGAAGTGGAGGCCAATGTGGTCGCTGATCCGCCCAAGAAGCCTGAAAACAAGTACGGCAGCCGTCCTATCTGA
- a CDS encoding HAD family hydrolase, whose protein sequence is MIKLVTFDLDDTLWDTAPAIVGAEATLRDWLAEHAPRLGPVPVEHLWEIRSRLVAADPTLKHRISALRRRVLFHALEDAGYEPDEAQDLADQAFEVFLHGRHQVQIFPDVQPTLEILAKTFTLGVITNGNADVRRLGLADYFTFALCAEDLGIGKPDPALFLEALRRGKTDASAAVHVGDHPSDDIAGAQQAGMRAIWYNPQGKVWDADRLPDAEIHNLSQLPEVLARWA, encoded by the coding sequence ATGATTAAGCTGGTGACGTTCGACCTCGATGACACGCTCTGGGATACCGCACCGGCGATCGTCGGTGCCGAAGCCACGCTGCGTGACTGGCTGGCCGAGCACGCGCCCAGGCTCGGCCCCGTTCCCGTCGAGCATCTATGGGAGATCCGCTCACGCCTGGTGGCCGCTGATCCCACCTTGAAGCACCGGATCAGCGCACTGCGGCGGCGGGTGCTGTTTCATGCCCTGGAAGACGCCGGTTACGAGCCCGACGAAGCGCAGGATCTCGCTGATCAGGCATTTGAAGTGTTCCTGCATGGCCGCCATCAGGTGCAGATTTTCCCGGATGTGCAACCCACCCTAGAAATTCTCGCCAAGACCTTCACGCTCGGCGTGATCACCAACGGCAATGCCGATGTGCGGCGGCTGGGGCTGGCGGACTACTTTACCTTCGCCCTGTGCGCCGAAGACCTGGGTATCGGCAAACCCGACCCGGCGCTGTTTCTCGAAGCGCTCAGACGCGGCAAGACCGACGCCAGCGCGGCTGTCCACGTCGGCGACCACCCCAGCGACGATATCGCAGGCGCTCAACAGGCAGGTATGCGTGCCATCTGGTACAACCCGCAAGGCAAAGTCTGGGATGCCGACAGGCTGCCGGATGCCGAGATCCACAACCTGTCGCAGTTGCCGGAAGTACTCGCCCGCTGGGCCTAG
- the xerC gene encoding tyrosine recombinase XerC encodes MEHHLDAYCMHLRSERQVSPHTLEAYRRDLGKVLAFCQKAGLSSWTNLDIQHLRSFTARQHQQGQSSRSLARMLSAVRGFYKYLNREGICQHDPANGLSPPKGERRLPKTLDTDRAAQLLDGAVEEDFLAQRDQAILELLYSSGLRLSELTGLNLDQLDLRAGLVQVLGKGSKTRVLPVGSKARKALESWLPLRALTNPQDDAVFVSQHGKRLGPRAVQNRVKAAGERELGQNLHPHMLRHSFASHLLESSQDLRAVQELLGHADIKTTQIYTHLDFQHLATVYDSAHPRAKRKGSADD; translated from the coding sequence ATGGAACACCACCTGGATGCCTACTGCATGCACCTGCGCAGTGAGCGCCAGGTGTCGCCGCATACGCTCGAAGCCTATCGACGCGATCTGGGCAAAGTGCTCGCGTTCTGCCAGAAAGCCGGGTTGTCGAGCTGGACGAATCTGGATATCCAGCACCTGCGCAGTTTCACGGCCCGCCAGCATCAGCAAGGCCAGTCCTCGCGCAGCCTGGCGCGGATGCTGTCGGCCGTGCGCGGGTTCTACAAATACCTGAATCGGGAAGGCATCTGCCAGCACGACCCCGCGAACGGCCTGTCGCCGCCCAAAGGCGAGCGACGCCTGCCCAAGACCCTGGACACCGACCGCGCGGCGCAACTGCTCGACGGTGCTGTCGAGGAAGACTTTCTGGCGCAACGTGATCAGGCCATTCTGGAGCTGCTTTATTCGTCAGGGTTGCGGCTGTCCGAACTGACCGGGCTCAACCTTGATCAACTGGACCTGCGCGCCGGGCTGGTGCAAGTGCTCGGCAAAGGCAGCAAGACACGCGTGTTGCCGGTCGGCAGCAAGGCGCGCAAGGCGCTGGAGTCATGGTTGCCGTTGCGCGCCCTGACCAACCCGCAGGACGACGCAGTGTTCGTCAGCCAACACGGCAAACGGCTCGGGCCACGTGCGGTGCAGAACCGGGTCAAGGCCGCTGGCGAGCGCGAGCTTGGGCAGAACCTGCACCCGCACATGCTGCGTCATTCATTTGCCAGCCATCTGCTGGAGTCATCGCAAGACCTGCGCGCGGTGCAGGAGCTGCTTGGCCACGCCGATATCAAAACCACGCAGATCTACACGCATCTGGACTTTCAGCACCTGGCGACGGTCTACGACAGTGCCCATCCACGCGCCAAACGTAAAGGATCTGCAGATGATTAA
- a CDS encoding DUF484 family protein yields the protein MTDQPPASTSPPSESPVDSAAPDLEAEAVIAFLLEHPEFFAEHDELLVSMRIPHQRGDTVSLVERQLKLLRERNIEMRHRLSQLMDVARDNDRLFEKTRRLNLALMDATSLDELVIAVEDSLRQDFQVPFVSLILFSDNPMPVGRWVSTAEAQKAIGGLIGEKIICGALREHELAFLFGAEQAGEVGSTAIASLNHLGLHGVLAIGSRDPQHYKSSVGTLFLSYIADVLSRLLPRFAHSLRSVR from the coding sequence ATGACCGACCAGCCTCCAGCTTCCACCAGCCCCCCCAGCGAATCGCCTGTCGATAGCGCAGCGCCAGACCTTGAAGCAGAGGCGGTCATCGCTTTCCTGCTCGAGCACCCCGAGTTCTTCGCCGAGCACGACGAGCTGCTGGTGTCGATGCGCATTCCTCACCAGCGTGGCGACACCGTTTCGCTGGTCGAACGCCAGCTCAAGCTGCTGCGCGAGCGCAATATCGAAATGCGCCATCGCCTCTCGCAACTGATGGACGTCGCCCGCGACAACGACCGACTGTTCGAAAAGACCCGCCGCCTGAACCTTGCGCTGATGGACGCTACAAGCCTGGACGAGTTGGTGATTGCGGTGGAAGACAGCCTGCGTCAGGACTTTCAGGTGCCCTTTGTCAGCCTGATTCTGTTCAGCGACAACCCCATGCCGGTGGGGCGCTGGGTCAGCACTGCCGAGGCCCAGAAAGCCATCGGCGGCCTGATTGGCGAGAAAATCATCTGCGGCGCCCTGCGCGAGCATGAACTGGCCTTTCTGTTTGGCGCAGAACAGGCCGGGGAAGTCGGCTCGACCGCCATCGCCAGCCTGAACCACTTAGGCCTGCATGGGGTGCTGGCCATCGGCAGCCGCGACCCTCAGCACTACAAAAGCTCGGTCGGTACGCTGTTCCTCAGTTACATCGCTGACGTACTGAGCCGCCTGCTGCCTCGCTTCGCCCACTCGCTACGTTCGGTTCGCTAG
- the dapF gene encoding diaminopimelate epimerase: MLLRFTKMHGLGNDFMVLDLVSQHAHILPKHAKQWGDRHTGIGFDQLLLVEAPNNPDVDFRYRIFNSDGSEVEQCGNGARCFARFVLDKRLTAKKQIRVETKGGIIELDIRSDGQISVDMGPPRFAPEEIPFQAAQQATRYSVEVDGQTVELAAVSMGNPHAVLRVDDINNAPVHTLGPKIEHHPRFPARVNVGFLHIVDRQRAQLRVWERGAGETQACGTGACAAAVAAISQGWMDSPLLIDLPGGRLSIEWAGPGHSVMMTGPATRVYEGQVRL; this comes from the coding sequence ATGCTGCTGCGTTTTACCAAGATGCACGGGCTGGGTAACGACTTCATGGTCCTCGACCTGGTGAGTCAGCACGCGCATATCCTGCCCAAACACGCCAAACAGTGGGGCGACCGCCACACCGGTATCGGTTTCGATCAGCTATTGCTGGTCGAGGCGCCGAACAACCCGGATGTGGACTTTCGCTATCGAATCTTCAACTCGGACGGTTCCGAGGTTGAACAATGCGGCAACGGCGCACGCTGTTTCGCGCGCTTCGTGCTCGACAAGCGTCTGACCGCCAAGAAGCAGATCCGCGTCGAGACCAAGGGCGGCATCATCGAACTGGATATCCGCAGCGACGGGCAGATCAGCGTCGACATGGGCCCGCCGCGCTTTGCTCCGGAAGAAATTCCGTTTCAGGCAGCGCAGCAAGCCACCCGCTATTCGGTCGAAGTCGACGGGCAGACGGTCGAGCTGGCCGCTGTGTCGATGGGCAATCCGCACGCCGTGCTGCGCGTCGATGACATCAACAATGCCCCCGTGCACACGCTCGGCCCGAAAATCGAACATCACCCGCGCTTTCCGGCACGGGTCAACGTCGGCTTCCTCCACATTGTCGATCGCCAGCGCGCGCAGTTGCGGGTCTGGGAGCGCGGTGCCGGGGAAACCCAGGCCTGTGGCACCGGGGCGTGTGCGGCGGCAGTTGCTGCCATCAGCCAGGGCTGGATGGACTCGCCACTGCTGATCGACCTGCCCGGAGGTCGCCTGTCCATCGAATGGGCCGGCCCGGGACACTCCGTCATGATGACCGGCCCTGCGACTCGGGTCTACGAAGGCCAAGTTCGTCTTTAA
- the lysA gene encoding diaminopimelate decarboxylase: MDAFNYRDGELFAEGVALSGIAERFGTPTYVYSRAHIEAQYRAYADALDGMAHLVCFAVKANSNLGVLNVLARLGAGFDIVSRGELERVLAAGGKAEKIVFSGVGKTREDMRRALEVGVHCFNVESTDELERLQEVAAELNVRAPISLRVNPDVDAGTHPYISTGLKENKFGIAIAAAEDVYIRASQLPNLEVIGVDCHIGSQLTTLEPFIDALDRLLDLVDRLGDCGIHLHHIDLGGGLGVRYRDEEPPLAADYIKAVRERLAGRDLGLLFEPGRFIVANAGVLLTRVEYLKHTEHKDFAIVDAAMNDLIRPALYQAWMDVTAVRPRDSEARAYDIVGPICETGDFLAKDRELALAEGDLLAVHSAGAYGFVMSSNYNTRGRAAEVLVDGSQAFEVRRRETVAELFAGESLLPE, encoded by the coding sequence ATGGACGCCTTCAACTACCGCGACGGTGAGCTGTTCGCGGAAGGGGTAGCCTTGTCCGGCATTGCCGAGCGCTTCGGTACGCCGACCTACGTCTACTCGCGCGCTCACATCGAAGCGCAATACCGTGCCTACGCCGATGCGCTGGACGGCATGGCGCATCTGGTCTGCTTTGCGGTCAAGGCCAACTCCAACCTGGGCGTACTCAATGTCCTGGCGCGTCTCGGCGCCGGTTTCGACATCGTTTCCCGCGGCGAGCTGGAGCGTGTGCTGGCGGCTGGTGGCAAAGCCGAAAAAATCGTGTTCTCCGGCGTTGGCAAGACCCGCGAAGACATGCGCCGCGCGCTTGAAGTCGGCGTGCATTGCTTCAACGTCGAGTCCACCGACGAGCTGGAGCGCTTGCAAGAAGTGGCTGCCGAACTCAACGTTCGTGCGCCGATCTCGCTGCGCGTCAATCCGGACGTGGACGCGGGCACCCACCCGTACATTTCCACAGGCCTGAAAGAAAACAAGTTCGGCATCGCCATTGCTGCTGCCGAAGACGTTTACATTCGTGCCTCGCAGTTGCCGAATCTGGAAGTCATCGGCGTCGATTGCCATATCGGCTCGCAACTGACCACCCTCGAACCCTTTATCGATGCGCTGGATCGCTTGCTGGATCTGGTCGACCGGCTGGGCGATTGCGGCATCCACCTGCACCACATTGATCTGGGTGGCGGTCTTGGCGTGCGTTATCGCGATGAAGAGCCTCCACTGGCGGCTGACTACATCAAGGCCGTGCGCGAGCGGCTCGCTGGCCGGGATCTGGGCCTGCTGTTCGAGCCAGGGCGCTTTATTGTGGCCAACGCGGGCGTGCTGCTGACCCGGGTCGAGTACCTCAAGCACACCGAACACAAGGATTTCGCTATCGTCGACGCGGCGATGAACGACCTGATCCGCCCTGCCCTGTATCAGGCCTGGATGGACGTCACCGCGGTACGCCCGCGCGACAGCGAAGCGCGTGCCTACGACATCGTCGGGCCGATCTGCGAGACCGGCGACTTCCTCGCCAAGGACCGCGAACTGGCCCTGGCCGAAGGTGATCTGCTGGCGGTGCACTCGGCCGGCGCTTACGGTTTTGTCATGAGCTCGAACTACAACACCCGTGGCCGTGCCGCTGAGGTACTGGTCGACGGTTCCCAGGCTTTTGAAGTGCGTCGTCGCGAAACCGTGGCCGAGCTGTTCGCTGGCGAAAGCCTGCTGCCGGAGTAA
- the lptM gene encoding LPS translocon maturation chaperone LptM, translating into MKRLISSLAALVAVACLVTACGQKGPLYLPDDTKTPEEQAKSQSQHL; encoded by the coding sequence ATGAAGCGCCTGATCTCTTCGCTTGCTGCGCTGGTCGCGGTCGCGTGTCTTGTTACAGCCTGTGGCCAGAAAGGCCCGCTGTATCTGCCGGACGACACCAAAACCCCGGAAGAACAAGCCAAATCGCAATCACAGCACCTTTAA
- the cyaY gene encoding iron donor protein CyaY yields MSLTEARFHDLVDATQQNIEDVFDESGLDVDLENSAGVLTVKFEGGTQLIFSRQEPLRQLWLAAKSGGFHYDYNEETFCWACDSSDELLSEMLTRFTKEQAGVELDFSEI; encoded by the coding sequence ATGAGTTTGACCGAAGCGCGCTTTCACGATCTGGTCGATGCGACTCAGCAGAATATCGAAGACGTCTTCGACGAGAGTGGTCTGGATGTGGATCTGGAAAACTCGGCCGGGGTGCTGACCGTCAAGTTCGAAGGCGGCACGCAACTGATTTTCAGTCGTCAGGAGCCGCTGCGTCAGCTCTGGCTGGCCGCTAAATCGGGTGGTTTTCACTATGACTACAACGAAGAGACTTTTTGCTGGGCATGCGATTCCAGTGATGAGCTGCTGAGCGAGATGCTTACGCGCTTTACCAAAGAGCAGGCCGGCGTCGAGCTGGATTTCTCCGAGATCTGA